From a single Brassica oleracea var. oleracea cultivar TO1000 chromosome C5, BOL, whole genome shotgun sequence genomic region:
- the LOC106344915 gene encoding protein FAR1-RELATED SEQUENCE 3-like — protein sequence MDIMRNLEMTQNGFQAMVVCMLYPLRHHHWIIVPVTEQQSRGEKESSYGGNYSELASGLPEVEVNPGAVTLFTHIEEAERYLAGGERVDNVVNGEGDEGGIGLDNMDIVENEGDKGGIGLDNMDSVENEGDVDNSMGVRPISDYIELPRVAKEIPVVKEREDGLGFQLLQEFPSKEAVKDIIDRASPQNCFGINIANSDKSRYVVKCRGAAEGCKWVVRATKIKNSEAFSIRTYTGMHSCSHATSFTGTKRKPTPRCVAAIVHTNYPGLYETPTAKTLVGLVQRTLGVDVSYATCWRGKQQAVADLRGSPEEGYKRLLSYLYMLEKVNPNTKTSLLLDENKRFKYLFVALGASIQGFEYMRKFITVDATFLKTVEDGVLIIATAQDPNRHHYPIAFSVVDGEKNASWNWFFTTLKTVIPDSTELVFVSDRNTSLIKAVAEVYPMSKHGYCIWHISHNVKGHVRYGRDEVAEQFRKVAQVYSEAGFEQQYQEFRERYPLCAMYLDKTVDVKKWAKCHFPGARYNIDTSNCAESLNALFEKARKMSLLPMLDTVIDKMAEWFNRHRKDAAAGPSSRKLVPLVENKMHKRTPKGEKLQVTSLNTFKLEYSVIGKDGKTYLVDLQNKT from the coding sequence ATGGACATTATGAGAAATCTGGAGATGACTCAGAATGGATTCCAAGCGATGGTCGTTTGTATGCTATATCCTTTAAGACATCATCATTGGATAATAGTTCCAGTAACGGAGCAACAATCAAGAGGTGAGAAAGAAAGTTCATATGGTGGGAACTATAGTGAGCTTGCGAGTGGATTACCCGAAGTTGAAGTTAATCCGGGTGCAGTCACTCTATTTACTCACATTGAAGAAGCAGAAAGATATCTAGCGGGTGGTGAACGGGTGGATAATGTTGTTAATGGAGAAGGCGACGAAGGGGGCATTGGTTTGGATAACATGGACATCGTGGAGAATGAGGGCGACAAAGGGGGCATTGGTTTGGATAACATGGACAGCGTGGAGAATGAGGGCGACGTGGATAACTCTATGGGTGTTCGTCCAATTAGCGACTATATTGAGCTGCCACGTGTTGCAAAAGAAATTCCAGTGGTTAAAGAGAGGGAAGATGGTTTGGGTTTTCAGTTGTTGCAAGAATTTCCGAGTAAAGAAGCTGTCAAAGATATTATTGATAGAGCATCACCGCAGAACTGTTTTGGAATCAATATCGCCAACTCAGATAAGAGTCGATATGTGGTGAAATGTCGGGGAGCAGCTGAGGGTTGTAAATGGGTTGTGAGAGCTACAAAGATAAAGAATTCTGAAGCGTTCTCGATTAGAACATACACAGGGATGCATTCATGCTCTCATGCAACGTCATTTACTGGAACGAAAAGAAAACCTACACCAAGATGTGTTGCAGCTATAGTGCATACGAATTATCCCGGACTATATGAGACACCAACTGCGAAAACCCTGGTCGGTCTGGTGCAAAGGACATTAGGTGTGGACGTGTCGTATGCAACATGTTGGAGAGGGAAACAACAAGCTGTTGCGGATTTGCGTGGTAGTCCCGAGGAAGGATACAAAAGATTGCTTTCTTATTTGTATATGTTAGAGAAGGTGAACCCAAATACAAAAACAAGTTTGTTATTGGATGAAAACAAAAGGTTCAAATACCTATTTGTTGCGTTGGGAGCTTCTATTCAAGGGTTTGAATACATGAGGAAATTCATCACTGTGGATGCAACTTTTCTGAAGACTGTTGAAGATGGTGTTTTAATTATTGCCACGGCTCAGGATCCAAACCGTCACCATTATCCTATAGCTTTTAGTGTCGTTGATGGGGAGAAAAATGCAAGCTGGAATTGGTTTTTCACAACGCTGAAAACTGTTATACCGGATTCGACGGAATTGGTGTTCGTTTCAGACAGAAATACAAGTCTCATTAAAGCCGTTGCTGAAGTGTATCCGATGTCTAAACATGGGTATTGTATATGGCATATATCGCACAATGTGAAAGGTCATGTCAGATACGGTAGGGACGAGGTTGCAGAACAATTCAGGAAAGTTGCACAAGTTTATTCAGAGGCTGGGTTTGAACAACAGTATCAAGAGTTTAGGGAGAGGTATCCATTGTGTGCTATGTATCTTGATAAAACTGTCGATGTCAAAAAATGGGCGAAGTGTCATTTCCCCGGTGCAAGGTACAACATAGACACTTCTAATTGTGCGGAGTCTTTGAATGCTCTATTTGAAAAGGCACGAAAGATGTCTTTACTGCCTATGCTTGATACAGTTATTGATAAAATGGCTGAGTGGTTCAACAGACATAGGAAGGATGCAGCAGCCGGACCGTCGTCTCGAAAATTGGTTCCTTTAGTGGAGAACAAAATGCATAAGAGAACACCGAAAGGTGAAAAACTACAAGTGACTTCGCTGAACACTTTTAAGCTTGAATACAGTGTTATTGGAAAAGACGGGAAAACTTATTTGGTGGATTTGCAGAATAAAACGTGA
- the LOC106295384 gene encoding transcription factor MYC2 produces the protein MTEPTMNLWTTDDNASMMEAFMSSSSDISALWPPVTTTATASTTAPAPAGFNEETLQQRLQALIEGTNEGWTYAIFWQPSYDFSGASVLGWGDGYYKGEEDKAKPRQRTSPPPFSTPADQEYRKKVLRELNSLISGGGGPTDDAVDEEVTDTEWFFLVSMTQSFACGSGLAGKAFSTGNAVWVYGSDQLTGSGCERAKQGGVFGMQTIACIPSANGVVELGSTEQIRQSSDLMNKVRVLFNFNGGAGDLSCLNWNLDPDQGENDPSMWINDPIGVPEQGNGAPSSSSQLFAKSIQFENGGSSSTIIENPNPDPAPAPSPVHSQTQNPKFSNNFSRELNFSTSSTTLVKPRPAEILSFGDEGKRSSVNPDPSSYSGQTQFENKRKKSIGMSDDKVLTFGTGGGESDHSDLEASVVKEIPEKRPKKRGRKPANGREEPLNHVEAERQRREKLNQRFYALRAVVPNVSKMDKASLLGDAIAYINELKSKVTKTESEKTQIKTQLEEVKMELAGRKASAGGDLSSSCSLTAIKPVGMEIEVKIIGWDAMIRVESSKRNHPAARLMSALMDLELEVNHASMSVVNDLMIQQATVKMGFRIYTQEQLRASLISKIG, from the coding sequence ATGACGGAGCCGACGATGAATCTCTGGACCACCGACGATAACGCCTCTATGATGGAAGCTTTCATGAGCTCCTCCTCCGACATCTCAGCCTTATGGCCACCGGTAACGACGACGGCAACGGCGTCGACTACAGCTCCGGCACCGGCGGGATTCAACGAGGAGACTCTACAGCAAAGGCTACAAGCACTGATTGAAGGGACGAACGAAGGCTGGACCTACGCTATATTCTGGCAGCCGTCGTACGACTTCTCCGGTGCCTCCGTGCTCGGATGGGGCGATGGTTATTACAAAGGAGAAGAAGACAAGGCAAAGCCCAGACAGAGAACGTCTCCACCGCCGTTTTCAACTCCGGCGGATCAGGAGTATCGTAAGAAGGTGTTGCGTGAGCTCAACTCGTTGATCTCCGGCGGAGGTGGTCCGACGGATGATGCCGTCGATGAAGAGGTGACGGATACGGAGTGGTTTTTCTTGGTTTCGATGACGCAGAGCTTCGCTTGCGGTTCTGGGTTGGCGGGTAAGGCGTTCTCGACGGGTAACGCAGTTTGGGTTTATGGGTCGGATCAGTTAACCGGGTCGGGTTGTGAGCGGGCGAAGCAAGGAGGAGTGTTTGGGATGCAGACCATCGCGTGTATTCCTTCGGCGAACGGGGTTGTTGAACTCGGGTCAACGGAGCAGATCCGACAGAGTTCGGATCTTATGAACAAGGTACGAGTACTTTTCAATTTCAACGGTGGCGCTGGAGATTTATCGTGTCTTAACTGGAATCTTGACCCGGATCAAGGCGAGAACGATCCGTCTATGTGGATTAACGACCCGATTGGAGTACCCGAGCAGGGTAACGGAGCTCCGAGCTCTAGCTCCCAGCTTTTTGCCAAGTCGATCCAGTTTGAGAATGGTGGTAGTTCAAGCACCATCATCGAAAACCCGAATCCGGATCCAGCTCCAGCTCCGAGCCCGGTTCATTCCCAGACCCAGAATCCGAAATTCAGCAACAATTTCTCCCGCGAATTAAATTTCTCCACGTCGAGCACCACCTTGGTGAAACCAAGACCCGCCGAGATATTGAGCTTCGGCGATGAGGGTAAACGGAGCTCCGTGAACCCGGATCCGAGTTCTTATTCGGGTCAGACTCAGTTCGAGAATAAGAGAAAGAAGTCCATAGGTATGAGCGATGACAAGGTTCTAACTTTCGGAACCGGCGGAGGAGAATCCGATCACTCCGATCTAGAAGCCTCCGTCGTGAAAGAGATACCGGAGAAACGTCCCAAGAAACGTGGAAGAAAACCGGCCAACGGTAGAGAAGAGCCGCTTAACCACGTCGAAGCAGAGAGACAGAGACGCGAGAAACTAAACCAGCGATTCTACGCGTTACGTGCGGTTGTACCAAACGTCTCGAAAATGGATAAAGCTTCTTTGCTCGGAGACGCGATTGCTTACATCAACGAGCTGAAGTCTAAGGTGACCAAGACGGAATCTGAGAAAACTCAGATCAAAACCCAGCTCGAGGAAGTGAAAATGGAGCTCGCCGGAAGAAAAGCAAGCGCCGGTGGAGATCTATCATCCTCTTGCTCGTTGACAGCGATCAAACCCGTGGGGATGGAGATCGAGGTGAAGATTATCGGTTGGGATGCGATGATAAGGGTGGAATCGAGCAAGAGGAATCATCCGGCAGCGAGGTTGATGTCGGCGTTGATGGATCTAGAGCTTGAGGTGAATCACGCGAGTATGTCGGTGGTTAACGATCTGATGATACAGCAAGCGACGGTGAAGATGGGATTCAGAATATACACGCAGGAACAGCTCCGGGCGAGTTTAATCTCAAAGATTGGTTAA
- the LOC106292867 gene encoding rho GTPase-activating protein gacV encodes MGIEGEMGISGGIQDALMMSVDEKDDLRDKDEVTIRRMKNRERQRRYRARKRMREEAGLDDENLSFQTQQKDQEEEEEEEEEEEEDEEELECDNVFVDNFVRRVYCHRDWKKEARIAHLIMDTTRDGSCLVHRKIRPRPRDWKAEARKMKT; translated from the coding sequence ATGGGAATTGAAGGAGAGATGGGTATTAGTGGAGGGATACAAGATGCTTTGATGATGAGCGTTGATGAGAAAGATGATTTGAGAGACAAAGATGAAGTTACTATCCGTCGAATGAAGAATCGGGAAAGACAACGCAGGTATAGAGCCAGGAAGCGGATGCGGGAAGAAGCGGGTCTCGATGATGAAAATCTCTCTTTCCAGACTCAACAAAAGGACCAAGAAGAAGAAGAAGAAGAAGAAGAAGAAGAAGAGGAGGATGAGGAGGAGCTAGAGTGTGATAATGTTTTTGTTGACAACTTTGTGAGGCGTGTTTATTGCCATAGAGATTGGAAAAAAGAAGCTAGAATAGCTCATTTGATCATGGACACGACTCGGGATGGTTCTTGTTTGGTTCATCGCAAGATTAGGCCTCGCCCAAGAGACTGGAAAGCTGAAGCTCGAAAGATGAAAACTTGA